The following are from one region of the Streptomyces decoyicus genome:
- a CDS encoding ATP-dependent DNA helicase UvrD2, whose product MTAATHSSLFPPVPDSADGVLDGLDPEQREVATALHGPVCVLAGAGTGKTRAITHRIAYGVRAGILQPASVLAVTFTARAAGEMRGRLRQLGAGGVQARTFHSAALRQLQFFWPKAVGGEVPRLLERKIQLVAEAAARCGIRFDRNELRDVTAEIEWSKVTQTVPADYPAAVVKAGREAPRDPAEIGEIYRTYEQLKRERGSIDFEDVLLLTVGVLQDRHDIAEQVRAQYQHFVVDEYQDVSPLQQRLLELWLGDRDTLCVVGDASQTIYSFTGATPDHLLNFRTRHPNATVVKLVRDYRSSPQVVRLANGLLTQAKGRAAEQRLELISQREAGPEPVYTEYADEPAEAEGTARRIRDLIASGVPAGEIAVLFRINAQSEVYEQALADVGVPYQLRGAERFFERPEVREAGVKLRGAARFGANDALLDDAVDLPSEVRAVLSDMGWTSRPPAGSGAVRDRWESLAALVRLAEDFAEARPAATLADLVAELDERANAQHAPTVEGVTLASLHAAKGLEWDAVFLVGLTEGMMPITYAKTDEQIEEERRLLYVGVTRARQHLALSWSLARSPGGRASRRASRFLSGLRPGSGAVAGRRTPGAVSGGVERGDGAAVVARRPKHRSPARCRVCNRTLTDAGEMKLMRCEDCPSELDEALYERLCAWRAEQAARSRQPAYCVFTDKTLMAIAEAVPGTESELAVISGVGRRKFDRYGSDVLAICAGEELVGASEDGSEDTAKNSSEK is encoded by the coding sequence GTGACAGCAGCAACGCACTCCTCTCTTTTCCCGCCGGTGCCGGACTCGGCCGACGGGGTGCTCGACGGGCTCGACCCCGAGCAGCGCGAGGTCGCCACCGCTCTGCACGGCCCCGTCTGCGTGCTGGCCGGTGCCGGCACGGGCAAGACCCGTGCGATCACCCACCGGATCGCCTACGGGGTACGGGCGGGGATCCTCCAGCCCGCGAGTGTGCTCGCGGTCACGTTCACGGCCCGCGCGGCCGGCGAGATGCGCGGTCGGCTGCGGCAGCTCGGCGCGGGCGGGGTCCAGGCCAGGACATTCCACTCCGCGGCGCTGCGGCAGCTCCAGTTCTTCTGGCCGAAGGCCGTCGGCGGCGAGGTCCCGCGGCTGCTGGAGCGCAAGATCCAGCTCGTCGCTGAGGCCGCCGCCCGCTGCGGCATCCGGTTCGACCGCAACGAGCTGCGCGATGTCACGGCCGAGATCGAGTGGTCCAAGGTCACCCAGACCGTGCCGGCCGACTATCCGGCCGCGGTCGTCAAGGCCGGGCGCGAGGCGCCTCGCGACCCCGCCGAGATCGGGGAGATCTACCGCACGTACGAACAGCTCAAGCGGGAGCGGGGCAGCATCGACTTCGAGGATGTGCTGCTGCTCACGGTGGGTGTGCTCCAGGACCGGCACGACATCGCCGAGCAGGTCCGTGCCCAGTATCAGCACTTCGTCGTCGACGAGTACCAGGACGTCAGCCCGCTCCAGCAGCGGCTGCTGGAGCTCTGGCTGGGGGACCGCGACACCCTCTGTGTGGTCGGCGACGCCAGCCAGACGATCTACAGCTTCACCGGCGCCACCCCCGACCACCTCCTCAACTTCCGCACCCGCCATCCGAACGCGACCGTCGTCAAGCTCGTCCGCGACTACCGCTCCAGCCCCCAGGTCGTGCGCCTCGCCAACGGCCTGCTCACCCAGGCCAAGGGGCGCGCGGCCGAGCAGCGGCTGGAGCTGATCTCGCAGCGCGAGGCCGGGCCCGAGCCCGTGTACACGGAGTACGCCGACGAGCCCGCCGAGGCCGAGGGCACCGCCCGCCGGATCCGTGACCTGATCGCCTCCGGTGTGCCCGCCGGCGAGATCGCCGTGCTCTTCCGTATCAACGCCCAGTCCGAGGTCTACGAGCAGGCGCTGGCCGACGTCGGCGTGCCGTATCAGCTGCGGGGCGCCGAGCGGTTCTTCGAGCGGCCCGAGGTGCGCGAGGCCGGCGTCAAGCTGCGTGGCGCGGCCCGCTTCGGCGCCAACGACGCGCTGCTCGACGACGCCGTGGACCTGCCGTCCGAGGTGCGGGCGGTGCTCAGCGACATGGGCTGGACGAGCCGGCCGCCGGCCGGATCGGGGGCGGTACGCGACCGCTGGGAGTCGCTGGCGGCTCTGGTGCGGCTCGCCGAGGACTTCGCCGAGGCCCGGCCCGCGGCCACCCTCGCCGACCTCGTCGCCGAGTTGGACGAGCGGGCCAACGCCCAGCACGCCCCGACGGTCGAAGGGGTGACGCTCGCGTCCCTGCATGCCGCCAAGGGCCTGGAGTGGGACGCCGTTTTCCTGGTCGGTCTCACCGAGGGCATGATGCCGATCACCTACGCCAAGACCGATGAGCAGATAGAGGAAGAGCGCCGGCTGCTGTATGTCGGCGTCACCCGCGCCCGGCAGCATCTGGCTCTGTCCTGGTCGCTGGCGCGCTCTCCCGGTGGGCGGGCCTCCCGCCGCGCCAGCCGCTTCCTCAGCGGCCTGCGGCCCGGTTCCGGGGCGGTGGCCGGCCGTCGCACGCCGGGCGCGGTCTCGGGGGGCGTCGAGCGGGGCGACGGGGCGGCGGTGGTGGCCCGGCGTCCCAAGCACCGCAGCCCGGCCCGCTGCCGGGTCTGCAACAGGACCCTCACGGACGCGGGCGAGATGAAGCTGATGCGGTGTGAGGACTGCCCCTCGGAGCTCGACGAGGCGCTCTACGAGAGGCTGTGCGCGTGGCGGGCCGAGCAGGCGGCGCGCTCGAGGCAGCCCGCCTACTGCGTCTTCACCGACAAGACGCTGATGGCGATCGCGGAGGCCGTTCCGGGAACCGAATCGGAGCTTGCGGTCATCTCAGGAGTGGGGCGGCGGAAGTTCGACCGCTACGGCAGTGACGTGCTGGCAATCTGTGCCGGCGAGGAGCTCGTGGGGGCCTCGGAAGACGGCTCCGAGGACACCGCGAAAAACTCGTCGGAAAAATAG
- a CDS encoding WhiB family transcriptional regulator: protein MQLQTHTPSVATDLIPPPDPQENPLLPLTELDDEIDRLGAAVPCRTYDPEVFFAESPADVEYAKTLCQTCPVREACLAGAKDRREPWGVWGGELFVQGVVVPRKRPRGRPRKNPVAA, encoded by the coding sequence GTGCAACTGCAGACGCACACCCCGTCCGTAGCGACCGACCTGATCCCTCCGCCCGACCCTCAGGAGAACCCCTTGCTGCCCCTCACCGAGCTCGACGACGAGATCGACCGCCTCGGCGCCGCTGTTCCGTGCCGCACGTATGACCCCGAGGTCTTCTTCGCGGAGTCCCCGGCCGACGTCGAGTACGCCAAGACGCTGTGCCAGACCTGTCCCGTCCGTGAGGCCTGTCTCGCCGGCGCCAAAGACCGCCGTGAGCCGTGGGGTGTCTGGGGCGGCGAGCTCTTCGTCCAGGGCGTCGTCGTGCCCCGGAAGCGTCCGCGTGGCCGTCCGCGCAAGAACCCGGTTGCGGCATGA
- a CDS encoding ABC1 kinase family protein, translating into MSDLPRKAVTRTAKLAALPLGFAGRATWGLGKRIGGRSAEIVGRELQQRTAEQLFKVLGELKGGAMKFGQALSVFESALPEEIAGPYRAALTKLQEAAPPMPTSTVHSVLAEQLGQDWRELFEEFEDKPAAAASIGQVHRAVWHDGREVAVKVQYPGAGQALLSDLAQLSRFARLLGPLIPGMDIKPLITELRDRVSEELDYSLEAEAQRAHAEEFADDPDVVVPAVVHQCDEVLVTEWMEGMPLSEVIADGTDEQRNRAGQLLARFLFSGPARTGLLHADPHPGNFRLLAGDSPDGPVEEWRLGVLDFGTVDRLPDGLPPTIGTSLRMTLDGDADSVYQLLCEEGFVKESIELDPDAVLEYLLPIIEPAQVEEFTFTRGWMRHQATRIGDPRSPAYQLAKQLNLPPAYLLIHRVTLSTIGVLCQLGAAVRLRDELEAWLPGFVPEEEPAGPDVTGITVADEEIRVDLGKEAVEETPA; encoded by the coding sequence ATGTCTGATCTTCCCCGCAAGGCGGTCACCCGCACCGCCAAGCTGGCCGCGCTGCCACTGGGGTTCGCCGGCCGTGCCACCTGGGGCCTCGGCAAGCGGATCGGCGGCAGATCCGCCGAAATCGTCGGCCGGGAGCTTCAACAGCGCACCGCCGAACAGCTCTTCAAGGTGCTCGGTGAGCTGAAGGGCGGGGCGATGAAGTTCGGGCAGGCGCTGTCCGTCTTCGAGTCGGCGCTGCCCGAGGAGATCGCCGGCCCCTACCGTGCCGCCCTGACGAAGCTTCAGGAAGCGGCCCCGCCGATGCCGACCAGCACGGTGCACTCGGTGCTGGCCGAGCAGCTCGGCCAGGACTGGCGGGAGCTGTTCGAGGAATTCGAGGACAAGCCGGCTGCGGCGGCCTCGATCGGGCAGGTCCACCGCGCGGTGTGGCACGACGGCCGTGAGGTGGCCGTCAAGGTGCAGTATCCGGGTGCCGGGCAGGCGCTGCTGTCCGACCTGGCGCAGCTGAGCCGGTTCGCCCGGCTGCTGGGCCCACTGATCCCGGGCATGGACATCAAGCCGCTGATCACCGAACTGCGCGACCGGGTCTCGGAGGAGCTGGACTACTCCCTGGAGGCGGAGGCCCAGCGGGCGCATGCCGAGGAGTTCGCCGACGACCCGGATGTCGTGGTGCCCGCCGTGGTCCACCAGTGCGATGAGGTGCTGGTGACGGAGTGGATGGAAGGCATGCCGCTGTCGGAGGTGATCGCCGACGGCACCGACGAGCAGCGCAACCGGGCCGGTCAGCTTCTGGCGCGCTTCCTCTTCTCCGGCCCCGCCCGTACGGGCCTGCTGCACGCCGACCCGCACCCGGGGAACTTCCGGCTGCTGGCCGGGGACTCCCCCGACGGCCCCGTCGAGGAGTGGCGGCTGGGGGTGCTGGACTTTGGCACCGTCGACCGGCTGCCCGACGGACTGCCGCCGACGATCGGCACGTCGCTGCGGATGACGCTGGACGGCGACGCGGACTCCGTCTACCAGCTGCTGTGCGAGGAGGGCTTCGTCAAGGAGTCCATCGAGCTGGATCCGGACGCGGTACTGGAATATCTGCTGCCGATCATCGAACCCGCCCAGGTGGAGGAGTTCACCTTCACCCGGGGCTGGATGCGCCATCAGGCGACCCGGATCGGCGATCCGCGCTCCCCCGCCTACCAGTTGGCCAAACAGCTCAATCTGCCGCCCGCCTACCTCCTGATCCACCGTGTGACGTTGAGCACGATCGGCGTGCTGTGCCAGCTGGGGGCGGCGGTACGGCTGCGCGACGAACTCGAGGCATGGCTGCCCGGCTTTGTACCCGAGGAGGAGCCGGCCGGCCCGGACGTGACCGGCATCACCGTCGCGGACGAGGAAATCCGTGTGGACCTCGGCAAGGAGGCCGTCGAGGAGACCCCGGCCTGA
- a CDS encoding ThiF family adenylyltransferase, whose product MGHPMLKPALRRGWRDRETVRFGVAPAHARVVGPVDTATGSFLSLIDGTRTMQQLIEEAALLDLPPEHARGVVDRLGAAGLLEAPTAGGAAAEAVRADHAAFEQLRPDLASLSVRHPEPAGALGRMGARRAVRAKVKGTGRVGAAIAALLSASGIGRVEVVDGGMVQPWDVMPGGLPAERIGERRDAAARRLVHQASPWSRTPRPRVPVSESGEPGLSLVVLAPRDGLGAYAPDPVISEPLLTAGIPHLYAGVIEGTGVVGPLVLPGGSACARCDELRRTDAEPAWPRLLAQWRSGRGSPAVPACDAALATAVAGVAAVQALTFLDGELPPCTGARMEVVSPCASVRTVRIEPHPECGCGAAVPLSTAGASDPRP is encoded by the coding sequence ATGGGACATCCGATGCTCAAGCCCGCGCTGCGGCGCGGCTGGCGGGACAGGGAAACGGTGCGCTTCGGCGTCGCGCCGGCACATGCGAGGGTGGTCGGCCCGGTCGACACGGCGACCGGCAGCTTCCTCTCGCTGATCGACGGCACACGCACGATGCAGCAATTGATCGAGGAGGCCGCACTGCTGGACCTCCCGCCCGAGCACGCACGGGGCGTGGTGGACCGGCTCGGCGCGGCCGGACTGCTGGAGGCCCCCACCGCAGGCGGGGCGGCGGCCGAGGCCGTACGGGCGGACCACGCCGCCTTCGAGCAGCTGCGGCCCGACCTGGCTTCCCTCTCGGTGCGGCATCCGGAACCCGCGGGCGCCCTGGGCCGGATGGGGGCGCGGCGCGCGGTCCGGGCCAAGGTCAAGGGGACCGGGCGGGTCGGCGCCGCGATCGCGGCACTGCTCTCGGCCTCGGGGATCGGCCGGGTGGAGGTGGTCGACGGCGGCATGGTCCAGCCGTGGGACGTGATGCCCGGCGGACTGCCGGCCGAGCGGATCGGCGAGCGCCGCGACGCCGCCGCGCGACGGCTGGTGCACCAGGCCTCCCCCTGGAGCCGTACGCCGCGGCCGAGGGTCCCGGTCAGCGAGTCCGGCGAGCCCGGTTTGTCCCTCGTGGTGCTCGCCCCGCGCGACGGGCTCGGCGCCTACGCCCCCGACCCCGTGATCTCCGAGCCGCTGCTCACTGCCGGAATCCCGCATCTTTACGCCGGGGTGATCGAGGGCACGGGTGTGGTGGGTCCGTTGGTGCTGCCCGGAGGTTCGGCCTGTGCCCGCTGCGATGAATTACGCCGTACGGACGCGGAGCCTGCCTGGCCGCGGCTGCTGGCGCAGTGGCGGTCGGGCCGTGGTTCCCCCGCGGTGCCGGCCTGCGATGCCGCGCTGGCTACGGCGGTCGCGGGGGTCGCCGCCGTCCAGGCGCTGACGTTCCTCGACGGTGAACTGCCGCCGTGCACAGGGGCGCGGATGGAGGTCGTCTCGCCGTGTGCGAGCGTGCGGACGGTGCGCATCGAGCCGCATCCGGAGTGCGGCTGCGGCGCTGCTGTCCCGCTGAGTACGGCAGGCGCCTCGGATCCTCGGCCGTGA
- a CDS encoding M48 metallopeptidase family protein — MPADPSHGPGETPLRRAADTSRRAAPSPPSRGSGTSAVEVRRSSRRRRTVSAYREGDRTVVLIPARMSEAEERRWVTVMLDKLAAQESKRVLGDGELAERAGRLSGQYLEGRARPASVRWVTNQNTRWGSCTPAEGSIRLSHRLQGMPEYVIDYVLLHELAHLLVPGHGPRFWRLLEAYPRTERARGYLEGVVAADRLPHLPAARGD, encoded by the coding sequence GTGCCCGCCGACCCTTCCCACGGCCCAGGGGAGACACCCTTGCGCCGCGCCGCCGACACATCGCGCAGGGCTGCCCCGAGCCCCCCGTCCCGGGGGTCCGGCACCAGCGCCGTCGAGGTGCGCCGCAGCTCACGGCGGCGCAGAACGGTCTCGGCGTACCGCGAGGGTGACCGCACGGTTGTCCTGATTCCGGCCCGTATGTCCGAGGCCGAGGAGCGGCGCTGGGTCACCGTCATGCTGGACAAGCTCGCCGCCCAGGAGAGCAAGCGGGTACTGGGCGACGGCGAGCTGGCCGAGCGCGCCGGGCGGTTGTCCGGCCAGTATCTGGAGGGCCGGGCCCGCCCCGCGTCGGTGCGCTGGGTGACCAACCAGAACACCCGCTGGGGCTCGTGCACCCCGGCCGAGGGCAGCATCCGCCTGTCGCACCGCCTCCAGGGCATGCCGGAGTACGTCATCGACTACGTCCTGCTGCACGAACTCGCCCATCTGCTCGTCCCCGGCCACGGCCCCCGGTTCTGGCGCCTGCTGGAGGCCTATCCCCGTACGGAGCGGGCCCGCGGCTACCTCGAAGGAGTGGTCGCGGCCGACCGGCTGCCCCATCTGCCCGCCGCCCGTGGTGATTGA
- a CDS encoding TerD family protein: MAREFQRGHKAKIGDLTAGTDLYVGVQIAGPGLTFDISCFGLDADERLSDDRYFIFFNQPKSPEESIQLLGAQAGDSESFRVTLDKIPSHIQKLSFTAALDGAGQVSQIGPGYLRIVAGGEEVARYSFTGSEFSTERAVMLGDFYLKDVWRFAAVGQGFDGGLDALLKNFGGEVAEEAEAAPEQPAAAQGVPGFAPPPGAAPAPSFGAPAAAPVPPRPAPEFGPPPGAPQAPPAAPQPAAPQVHNAPTIAAPMAPPAVPGPPGQQPPAPYGQPAPGQDPYGQPQTAPGGFPGQQAPQAPPYGQPAPPPGGYGAPQAQPAPYGQPGPPPGAPYPGGQAPAVPQGGGPGLGVVLDKYKEAPTGQRWAPQNSRLIRVDLGVDGQPVLARQGSMVLYQGKVDFGYKGAGFRGRVVGNATGQEMQLMRCTGQGQVFFAENSAHVHPIELQGDAICVSAESVLAFDESLQHEVRRIEGHGIPGGALFTMQFQGTGTLVVKTQGTPVVLPVTPTTFADANAIVAWSAASQVIISSQVSLRRHAFPGHSGETVNLQFRGAPGNFIVVQPYEV; encoded by the coding sequence ATGGCCAGGGAATTCCAGCGGGGCCACAAGGCCAAAATCGGTGATCTGACGGCAGGAACGGATCTGTACGTCGGCGTGCAGATCGCCGGGCCCGGCCTGACCTTCGACATCAGCTGCTTCGGTCTGGACGCCGACGAGCGGCTGTCCGACGACCGGTACTTCATCTTCTTCAACCAGCCCAAGTCGCCCGAGGAGTCGATCCAGCTGCTCGGGGCGCAGGCCGGCGACAGCGAGTCGTTCCGGGTCACTCTCGACAAGATCCCGTCGCACATCCAGAAGCTCTCCTTCACCGCCGCACTCGACGGGGCGGGCCAGGTCTCCCAGATCGGCCCCGGCTACCTCCGGATCGTGGCCGGCGGGGAAGAGGTCGCCCGCTACTCCTTCACGGGCAGCGAGTTCAGCACCGAACGCGCCGTCATGCTCGGCGACTTCTACCTCAAGGACGTCTGGCGGTTCGCCGCGGTCGGCCAGGGCTTCGACGGCGGACTCGACGCGCTGCTGAAGAACTTCGGCGGCGAGGTCGCCGAAGAGGCCGAGGCGGCGCCGGAACAGCCCGCGGCAGCACAGGGCGTGCCCGGCTTCGCGCCACCACCCGGAGCGGCCCCGGCGCCGTCCTTCGGGGCGCCCGCCGCCGCGCCCGTACCGCCCCGGCCCGCGCCCGAATTCGGCCCGCCGCCGGGCGCGCCCCAAGCGCCCCCGGCCGCGCCGCAGCCCGCCGCCCCGCAGGTGCACAACGCGCCCACCATCGCCGCGCCGATGGCCCCGCCCGCTGTGCCCGGACCGCCCGGACAGCAGCCACCGGCCCCCTACGGCCAGCCGGCACCCGGCCAGGACCCGTACGGGCAGCCGCAGACCGCACCCGGCGGTTTCCCCGGCCAGCAGGCCCCGCAGGCACCTCCCTACGGCCAGCCCGCCCCGCCGCCCGGCGGCTACGGCGCCCCGCAGGCCCAGCCCGCCCCGTACGGACAGCCGGGGCCGCCCCCGGGTGCCCCGTATCCGGGCGGCCAGGCACCGGCCGTGCCCCAGGGCGGCGGCCCCGGCCTCGGCGTCGTACTGGACAAGTACAAGGAAGCTCCCACCGGCCAGCGCTGGGCCCCGCAGAACAGCAGGCTGATCCGCGTCGACCTCGGCGTCGACGGCCAGCCGGTGCTCGCCCGCCAGGGCAGCATGGTGCTCTACCAGGGCAAGGTCGACTTCGGCTACAAGGGCGCCGGCTTCCGCGGCCGGGTCGTCGGCAACGCCACCGGCCAGGAGATGCAGCTGATGCGCTGCACCGGCCAGGGCCAGGTCTTCTTCGCGGAGAACAGCGCCCATGTCCACCCCATCGAGCTCCAGGGCGACGCCATCTGTGTGTCCGCCGAGAGCGTCCTCGCCTTCGACGAGTCGCTCCAGCACGAGGTCCGCCGGATCGAGGGCCACGGCATCCCCGGTGGTGCCCTGTTCACCATGCAGTTCCAGGGGACCGGCACCCTCGTCGTCAAGACCCAGGGCACCCCGGTCGTACTGCCGGTCACCCCGACCACCTTCGCCGACGCCAACGCCATCGTGGCCTGGTCCGCGGCCTCGCAGGTGATCATTTCCAGCCAGGTGAGCCTGCGCCGGCACGCCTTCCCCGGTCACTCCGGCGAGACCGTGAACCTCCAGTTCCGCGGTGCGCCCGGAAACTTCATCGTCGTCCAGCCCTACGAGGTCTGA
- a CDS encoding AIM24 family protein yields the protein MNQQQLSGYAPTPPAARMENHGSAMVKIAMQSGQDVFARTGSMVAYEGFVQYEPNPPAVRQMASQWLTGEGAPLMKCSGDGVLYLADYGADVVCINLNGDSLSVNGTNLLAFDTQLQWGVQRVKGMAKFAGQGLFNVGISGTGWVALTSRGTPIVVDCGRGEDETYVDPDALVAWSTHLKMKGKRSFKASSMIGRGSGEAYQLGFSGEGFVVVQPSEDSTDRLRARG from the coding sequence ATGAACCAGCAGCAGCTGTCGGGCTACGCCCCGACCCCGCCCGCCGCCCGTATGGAGAACCACGGCAGCGCCATGGTGAAGATCGCCATGCAGAGCGGCCAGGACGTCTTCGCACGCACCGGCTCGATGGTCGCCTACGAAGGTTTCGTCCAGTACGAGCCGAACCCGCCCGCCGTCCGCCAGATGGCCTCCCAGTGGCTCACCGGCGAAGGCGCACCCCTGATGAAGTGCTCCGGCGACGGCGTGCTCTACCTCGCCGACTACGGCGCCGACGTGGTCTGCATCAACCTCAACGGTGACTCGCTCTCCGTCAACGGCACCAACCTCCTCGCCTTCGACACCCAGCTCCAGTGGGGCGTGCAGCGCGTCAAGGGCATGGCGAAGTTCGCCGGCCAGGGACTCTTCAACGTCGGCATCTCCGGCACCGGCTGGGTCGCCCTGACCTCCCGCGGCACGCCCATCGTCGTCGACTGCGGCCGCGGCGAGGACGAGACCTATGTGGACCCGGACGCCCTGGTCGCCTGGTCGACGCATCTGAAGATGAAGGGCAAGCGCAGCTTCAAGGCGTCCTCGATGATCGGGCGCGGCAGCGGCGAGGCATACCAACTGGGCTTCTCCGGCGAGGGGTTCGTCGTCGTCCAGCCCAGCGAGGACAGCACCGACCGGCTCCGGGCCCGGGGCTGA
- a CDS encoding AIM24 family protein, whose translation MQSPLFAFTEAQTQDRYALQNSQLLRVALQGHEDVLARKGTMVAYQGLLEFEGNYQTQGQHRARAHSGEGLDLMRVSGQGTVYLANLAQYVHVVDIDHDGLTIDSSYVLALDSGLHWDVVSVDSQYGISGTGKYQLNISGRGKVALMTSGQPLMMQVTPEKYVNADADAVVAWSASLRVQMQAQTHSSGVWRRRGNTGEGWELSFLGQGYVLVQPSELLPPQNAVIGSGAAAQFGMGQHGARGQNQGNIFTN comes from the coding sequence ATGCAGAGTCCGCTTTTCGCCTTCACCGAGGCGCAGACCCAGGACCGCTACGCGCTACAGAACAGCCAGTTGCTGCGCGTCGCCCTCCAGGGCCACGAGGACGTCCTCGCCCGCAAGGGCACGATGGTCGCCTACCAGGGGCTGCTCGAATTCGAAGGCAACTACCAGACCCAGGGCCAGCACCGGGCCCGCGCGCACTCCGGTGAGGGCCTCGACCTGATGCGCGTCTCCGGGCAGGGCACGGTCTACCTGGCCAACCTCGCCCAGTACGTCCATGTCGTCGACATCGACCACGACGGCCTGACCATCGACAGCAGCTATGTCCTGGCACTGGACTCCGGCCTCCACTGGGACGTCGTCTCCGTCGACAGCCAGTACGGCATCTCCGGCACCGGCAAGTACCAGCTCAACATCTCCGGACGGGGCAAGGTCGCCCTGATGACCTCCGGCCAGCCGCTGATGATGCAGGTCACGCCGGAGAAGTACGTCAACGCCGACGCCGACGCGGTGGTCGCCTGGTCCGCCTCGCTGCGCGTGCAGATGCAGGCGCAGACGCACTCCTCCGGGGTGTGGCGGCGCCGCGGCAACACGGGCGAGGGCTGGGAGCTCAGCTTCCTCGGCCAGGGCTACGTACTGGTCCAGCCCAGCGAGCTGCTGCCGCCGCAGAACGCCGTCATCGGCTCCGGTGCGGCCGCCCAGTTCGGCATGGGCCAGCACGGCGCCCGGGGACAGAACCAGGGCAACATCTTCACCAACTGA
- a CDS encoding NUDIX hydrolase, with protein sequence MSLHAEAARMLKEWSAPSDGQEQLRLAYLDHLAAHQDGMWKPCKDGHLTASALVIDPAGGRVLLTLHRKLEMWLQMGGHCEPEDATPADAALREAREESGIAQGLTLLPGGPVQLDRHHTPCAVHLDVQYAALAPADAVAAISDESLDLRWFAYDEVPGVADGSVVRLMERTRALL encoded by the coding sequence GTGAGTCTGCATGCGGAGGCGGCGCGGATGCTCAAGGAGTGGTCCGCGCCGTCCGACGGTCAGGAGCAGCTGCGGCTGGCGTACCTGGACCACCTCGCCGCCCATCAGGACGGTATGTGGAAGCCCTGCAAGGACGGGCACCTCACGGCAAGCGCGCTGGTGATCGATCCGGCCGGCGGCCGGGTACTGCTCACCCTGCACCGCAAGCTGGAGATGTGGTTGCAGATGGGCGGCCACTGCGAGCCGGAGGACGCCACGCCGGCCGATGCCGCGCTGCGTGAGGCGCGGGAGGAGTCCGGCATCGCGCAGGGGCTGACGCTGCTGCCCGGTGGCCCGGTGCAGCTGGACCGTCATCACACGCCGTGCGCGGTGCATCTGGACGTCCAGTACGCAGCACTGGCGCCCGCGGACGCGGTGGCGGCGATCAGCGACGAGTCGCTGGATCTGCGGTGGTTCGCCTACGACGAGGTGCCCGGCGTCGCCGATGGGTCGGTGGTGCGCCTGATGGAGCGCACCCGGGCACTCCTCTAG